The window CAGCACACTTGAAGTAGATGAGGGAATGTATCACTGTGCAGTCATAGACTGGACTAAGAATCTTTGGAGTGGAACTTATTTGACATTAAAAGGTAATtatgtgatctgtttttttaaatgttttggagTCACTTTAACTACTTTCAGCTTCAATGTGTTAATGTTCTTTAACGTAACTAAAAcatcacacaggaaacactcagaGGACATCAAACTacactgttgttcagcagccgaCAGCCTCTGATCCAGTCCGTCCAGGAGACTTGAAGACTCTCCAGTGTTcagtcctctctgactctgagaCTAAAACATGTCCAGGAGATCACAGTGTGTTCTGGTTCAGAGTCGGATCAGATAAATCTCATCCAAACATCCTctacactgatggaaacagacGTGATGAATGTGAAGACAGATCTGACACTCAGAAAAGCTGCGTTCATCACTTCTCTAAGAACATCAGCTCCTCTGATTCTGGAActtactactgtgctgtggccACATGTGGAGAGATACTGTTTGGAAATGGAGCTAAAGTTGAAATCGGTATGATTCTGAATTCAATACTGGTATTcataacattttaataacatcATGAGTGGtaagtttttctctttgttgtctAGAGGGAAGAATGAGTCCTGAATTAATTGCTCTGGTGATGGCAATAATCTTCTTGgtcatttctctgattggaaatattgttttcatctgtcgcCGAACTTCAAGAACAATATGTGAACAATGTAAAGGTGAGTGTTGTTGACTATATCAACAATTGTATGACTTTAAAAGTTCATATAATGTACGAAGAGTACATCACACAGGACAGGATGAACCTCAACCTCATGTTCTAGGATAAAATAATgcataaatgtaaatatctgttatttttcactttaattgattgattattattaatgtatcATCAAACATGCAGCACAATTGAAGTCATccaattgtttttcatttgtacaTTACGACATCTCAATAATGATAGAATTCCAAAAGaatttttggacaaaatgttcttgtttttattgaacatcAGGAATAGAAGGCATACCTTCACAAGCAAGAAATGACAACTCGAGCCAACCAGTACGTGATATTGTAAGTACTGTTATTTTATTAACATAATTCCCAGCAGCTCTGCATAAAAACATGACTATACTGTAAAAGAGCCATTTATCTGCTGCACAGGTGGAAGGTGGAGATGATCTGAACTATGCTGCGTTGCACTTGACTGGACAGAAAGCTTCAAGAGGACGCAAGaagaaagagttgaagactgaAGAAAGTGTGTATTCTCAAGTtagatgctgaatgtgaaagTGCGTCCATGAAATCGTGTGAATCGTTGGTTTACAGTACTGGCTGATTGACAGTGTAAATAATTAATGTTGTGGCTTCCCTTCAAACTATAATGAAAACGAggtttttcataataaaagccaCAACCATCCTGCAGCACATGCTCTTTatatttcatgcttgtatatcGATCATTGCATCATATTATGTGTTTGCGTTTACTTGCCCTAGCTGACTTAAGTCAAGAAATAATACAATCTTTAACAGAGCTATTAGAGTCTATAACTTTTTTATTAGATTTCTTTTATTCAATTTGTTTATCTGCATTTAAAGTATTAGTTGAAATAATGCATTGTCTGTATTTGAAATCTG of the Sparus aurata chromosome 18, fSpaAur1.1, whole genome shotgun sequence genome contains:
- the LOC115568664 gene encoding uncharacterized protein LOC115568664 — protein: MGAVPLKASKASTIVLNRMMAATGSQWRSWRMGVTWDNMDALVPVTTVQLGEPVTFTCVLSLDELGSECLYWYKQSVGDDLKLIVSLMKHSTPVFETEFSASRFDLKVEKNISKLTIFSTLEVDEGMYHCAVIDWTKNLWSGTYLTLKGNTQRTSNYTVVQQPTASDPVRPGDLKTLQCSVLSDSETKTCPGDHSVFWFRVGSDKSHPNILYTDGNRRDECEDRSDTQKSCVHHFSKNISSSDSGTYYCAVATCGEILFGNGAKVEIEGRMSPELIALVMAIIFLVISLIGNIVFICRRTSRTICEQCKGIEGIPSQARNDNSSQPVRDIVEGGDDLNYAALHLTGQKASRGRKKKELKTEESVYSQVRC